In Balearica regulorum gibbericeps isolate bBalReg1 chromosome 26, bBalReg1.pri, whole genome shotgun sequence, one genomic interval encodes:
- the DIRAS1 gene encoding GTP-binding protein Di-Ras1 — protein MPEQSNDYRVVVFGAGGVGKSSLVLRFVKGTFRDTYIPTIEDTYRQVISCDKSVCTLQITDTTGSHQFPAMQRLSISKGHAFILVFSVTSKQSLEELKPIYQQIVQIKGSVESIPIMLVGNKCDETQREVESREGEAVAKEWKCAFMETSAKMNYNVKELFQELLNLEKRRNVSLTIDGKRSSKQKRTDKIKGKCSIM, from the coding sequence ATGCCAGAGCAAAGCAACGACTACCGGGTGGTGGTGTTCGGTGCTGGTGGCGTGGGCAAGAGCTCGCTGGTGCTGCGCTTTGTGAAGGGGACCTTCCGGGACACCTACATCCCCACCATCGAGGACACCTACCGCCAGGTCATCAGCTGTGACAAGAGTGTCTGCACCCTGCAGATCACCGACACCACAGGCAGCCACCAGTTCCCAGCCATGCAGCGCCTCTCCATCTCCAAGGGCCATGCCTTCATCCTGGTCTTCTCTGTCACCAGCAAGCAATCCCTGGAGGAGCTGAAGCCCATCTACCAGCAGATCGTGCAGATCAAGGGCAGCGTGGAGAGCATCCCCATCATGCTGGTGGGCAATAAGTGCGATGAGACCCAGCGGGAGgtggagagcagggagggggaggcTGTGGCCAAGGAGTGGAAATGCGCCTTCATGGAGACCTCAGCCAAGATGAACTACAACGTCAAGGAGCtcttccaggagctgctgaacctggagaagaggaggaacgTCAGCCTGACCATCGACGGGAAGCGCTCCAGCAAGCAGAAGAGGACAGACAAAATCAAGGGGAAGTGCAGCATCATGTAG